The Streptomyces sp. NBC_00569 genomic sequence CGGGCCGGTCACCGTCGCCATCATCGGCCTCACCCTGCACGAGGCCGCGTACGCCGCCGAGGTGGTGCGCGGCGGCATCCTCTCCGTCGACCGCGGGCAGATCGAGGCCGCGCAGGCGCTCGGCCTGAGCCGGTTCAGGCGCTGGCGGCGGATCATCCTGCCGCAGGCCATGCGCTCCATCGTGCCGCCGGCCGGGAACATGCTGATCGGCACCCTCAAGGGCACCTCCATCGTCAGCGTCATCGCCGTCCAGGACCTGCTCTACTCGGTGCAGCTCGTCTACCACCGCACCTATCAGGTCATCCCGATGCTCCTGGTCGCCACCATCTGGTACGTCGTGGTCACCTCGCTCCTGAGCGCCGGCCAGTTCTACGTCGAGCGGCACTACGCGCGCGGTTCGGAGCGCACCCGATGAGGCCCTCGCTGGTGATCGTGGGAGCCGGTCCGCGGGGGACCGGCATCCTGGAGCGGATCGCCGCCAACGCACCCGAGTACGCCGGGCTCGAACTCGACATCCATCTCGTCGACCCCTTCCCGCCGGGCGGCGGACGGGTCTGGCGGCAGGCGCAGACCTCGCTGCTCTGGATGAACTCGCAGTCCCAGGACGTCACGATGTTCACCGACGACACGGTCGAACTCGACGGTCCGGTACTCCCCGGGCCCGCCCTGCACGAGTGGGCGGACCTCGACGGCCGCGCGTTCGCCGGCCGGCAGCTCCAGGGTGCCTATCTGCGCTGGGTGTACGAGCGGTCCGTTGCCGCGCTCCCGCCGGGGGTCACCGTCCGGCACCATCCGTGCCGCGCCCTGCGCGTCAGCGGCCCCCGCGAGGGCCGCCAGCAGGTGTGGCTCGACGGGCGTGCCCGCCCCCTCCTCGCCGACACCGTCGTCCTCGCCCAGGGCCACCTCGACGCCGAACTCGACCAGGAACAGCGGGAGTTGAGCGCGTACGCACGCGAGCACGGACTCGTCCACCTGCCGCCCGACTTCACCGCGGACAGTGACCTGTCCGCGCTCGCGCCCGGCGAGGACGTCCTCGTCCGCGGCTTCGGCCTGGCCTTCGTCGACCTGATGGTGCTCCTGACGGAGGGGCGCGGCGGGCGGTACGAGGGGGACACGTACGTCCCCTCGGGACGCGAGCCTGTCCTGCACGTCGGTTCGCGGCGCGGCGTCCCCTACCACTCCAAGATCGGCTACGACTGGACCGGCGAACGGCCGCCGCTGCCCCGCTTCCTCGGCCCCGCCGAGATCGACGAACTCCTCGCCCGCCCCGACGGATACGACTTCCGCCGCGACGTGTGGCCCCTCATCGACAAGGAACTCGGCTTCGCCCACTACCACCGCCTGTTCACCGCCCACCCCGGGCGCACCGCCGTCGCCTGGGCCGACTTCGAGGAGAAGTACGCCGCCGTCGAACCCCTGAGCGCCGAACTCCAGGCCCTCGTGGCCTCCGCCGTGCCCGATCCGGCGGACCGCCTCGACCTCACGGCCCTCGACCATCCGCTGGAC encodes the following:
- a CDS encoding FAD/NAD(P)-binding protein, encoding MRPSLVIVGAGPRGTGILERIAANAPEYAGLELDIHLVDPFPPGGGRVWRQAQTSLLWMNSQSQDVTMFTDDTVELDGPVLPGPALHEWADLDGRAFAGRQLQGAYLRWVYERSVAALPPGVTVRHHPCRALRVSGPREGRQQVWLDGRARPLLADTVVLAQGHLDAELDQEQRELSAYAREHGLVHLPPDFTADSDLSALAPGEDVLVRGFGLAFVDLMVLLTEGRGGRYEGDTYVPSGREPVLHVGSRRGVPYHSKIGYDWTGERPPLPRFLGPAEIDELLARPDGYDFRRDVWPLIDKELGFAHYHRLFTAHPGRTAVAWADFEEKYAAVEPLSAELQALVASAVPDPADRLDLTALDHPLDGVRHTSYEELQDGLRGYITADLERRHDPAHSPDLAVFLGLLSVYGQVVRLGDIGSWWHGFFSCLASGPPGPRLRQLLALSRAGVVKFAGADMRVTAEDGVFRATSATVPGSVIEARALVEARLPHPTLARTRDQLLRELYEEGARATPAGLLAVDPEDGRVLHRDGTAHPRRFALGPHTNARGAGAFTRPRTNSPSFRQNDATARAVLALLRELSCRAAA